In Candidatus Defluviilinea proxima, a single genomic region encodes these proteins:
- a CDS encoding class I SAM-dependent methyltransferase: MEINYQETSKDLLVRIDIHEKYGSANIDVWTNELLQPQSGMNILDVGCGAGKLSFLFDDYTKGKAKITGGDFSEELLDKARAKNKERGSKIEFQFLDFNKPFNFADNTFDLCTSAFAIYYASNLDFTFGEAHRVLKSGGRLFVSGPLPENKQMFYDIIKEATNATIPPMPGSSRFKGDIFNTIEKIFAKTELHKFENHLTFPEVAPFIDYVRASLSEDRKLWTSMFNGKDEYEALIGKITDVATRWLKRDGKLVMTKVVGGILATK, translated from the coding sequence ATGGAAATCAATTATCAAGAGACCAGCAAAGACTTACTCGTTCGCATTGACATTCACGAAAAATATGGCTCTGCCAATATTGACGTTTGGACAAATGAACTACTCCAACCCCAGTCAGGCATGAACATTCTCGATGTCGGTTGCGGTGCGGGCAAACTCTCTTTTCTGTTCGACGATTATACTAAAGGTAAGGCAAAAATAACGGGTGGTGATTTCTCAGAAGAATTATTGGATAAGGCCCGTGCCAAAAACAAGGAACGCGGTTCGAAGATCGAATTCCAATTTTTGGACTTCAACAAACCGTTCAACTTCGCAGATAATACCTTTGACCTGTGCACAAGCGCCTTCGCGATCTACTACGCCTCAAATCTGGACTTTACATTTGGTGAGGCCCACCGAGTCCTTAAATCTGGCGGACGGCTTTTCGTCTCTGGCCCATTGCCTGAGAACAAGCAGATGTTCTACGACATTATCAAAGAAGCCACCAACGCCACCATCCCACCCATGCCCGGCTCTTCCCGCTTCAAGGGTGACATTTTCAACACGATAGAGAAGATCTTCGCCAAGACCGAATTACACAAATTCGAGAACCACCTCACCTTCCCCGAGGTTGCACCGTTCATTGATTACGTCCGCGCATCATTGAGTGAAGACCGCAAACTGTGGACATCCATGTTCAATGGTAAAGATGAATACGAAGCCTTGATCGGCAAGATCACCGACGTGGCTACACGCTGGCTAAAACGCGACGGCAAACTGGTGATGACCAAGGTCGTTGGCGGGATTTTGGCTACGAAATAA
- the hisS gene encoding histidine--tRNA ligase has product MSSKIKTVKGVREFYPEQMFLRNYLFDKVRAASQVFGYQEWDGPFIETIDLYAAKSGEELVKKQSFVFTDRGGEEVTLRPELTPSLARMIAAKQGELNFPVRWWSFGPFWRYEQPQKGRSREFFQWNIDMLGVNSPEADAELIAVGATFLRSVGLTPERALIYVNNRRLMDSEFEALGITQEKRLDVSNLVDRRTKMEPAKWDAYALDLGLTQVQLDGLKDILSNFELWKKSDELVRLFAALEALGVREYVKFDPNIMRGLLYYTGTVFEAFDTSGSLKRAIFGGGRYDNLLADVGGQPLSGVGFAMGDVVIGIILQEAGLVPEFEPSPARVLVTVFDESLWMQSFALASELRKAGFNVMVSPEPTKLPKQFKFADKMKMKIAVTIGPDEAAKGLVAVKNLSNGEQVIVAREAAADAIRKIL; this is encoded by the coding sequence ATGTCTTCGAAAATAAAAACAGTAAAAGGTGTACGCGAGTTTTATCCCGAGCAGATGTTCCTGCGCAACTATCTTTTTGATAAGGTGCGTGCGGCCTCGCAGGTGTTCGGCTATCAGGAATGGGATGGCCCGTTCATTGAGACCATTGACCTGTATGCGGCGAAATCGGGTGAGGAATTGGTTAAAAAACAGTCTTTCGTTTTCACGGATCGTGGCGGTGAAGAAGTGACACTTCGACCTGAACTGACCCCGTCCCTCGCGCGCATGATCGCGGCAAAACAGGGTGAGTTGAACTTCCCTGTGCGCTGGTGGTCGTTTGGTCCGTTTTGGAGATATGAACAGCCGCAAAAGGGACGCTCTCGCGAATTCTTTCAATGGAATATTGACATGTTGGGAGTCAACTCACCAGAAGCGGATGCAGAACTGATCGCCGTTGGTGCGACATTTCTCCGCTCGGTCGGACTTACCCCGGAGCGGGCTCTCATCTATGTGAATAATCGTCGTCTGATGGATTCTGAATTCGAAGCGTTGGGCATTACTCAGGAAAAGCGTCTTGATGTTTCTAATCTTGTAGATCGTCGCACAAAAATGGAGCCTGCCAAATGGGATGCTTATGCTCTTGATCTTGGGCTAACGCAGGTTCAGCTCGATGGCTTGAAAGACATCCTCAGCAACTTTGAGCTGTGGAAGAAAAGCGATGAGTTGGTTCGCCTCTTTGCTGCGCTGGAAGCGTTGGGCGTGCGCGAGTACGTTAAATTCGACCCGAACATCATGCGCGGACTCTTATACTACACCGGTACAGTCTTTGAAGCCTTTGACACAAGCGGTTCGTTGAAGCGTGCCATCTTTGGCGGTGGTCGCTATGACAATTTGCTGGCCGACGTAGGCGGACAACCTCTTTCTGGCGTCGGCTTTGCCATGGGCGATGTTGTGATCGGAATCATTCTGCAGGAGGCGGGACTTGTCCCTGAGTTTGAACCGAGTCCTGCGCGGGTGTTGGTCACTGTGTTCGATGAGAGTTTATGGATGCAATCGTTCGCGCTTGCTTCAGAACTGCGTAAAGCAGGTTTCAATGTGATGGTTTCTCCAGAACCGACCAAATTGCCGAAACAATTCAAATTTGCTGACAAGATGAAGATGAAGATTGCGGTAACGATTGGTCCTGACGAAGCAGCGAAAGGCCTTGTGGCTGTGAAAAACTTGTCGAATGGGGAGCAGGTTATCGTCGCGCGCGAGGCGGCGGCGGATGCGATCAGGAAAATTCTGTGA
- a CDS encoding GNAT family N-acetyltransferase: MYSIAESQFGYDYEGHWDLHPFGIFDSKVPVGFLMYGYNFSYSKFHAFIFRLMVDENLQRKGYGRLGMEKVLDIFRADERIKAIGISYKPENEVARKLYASLGFIEPGEMIESETLAILNLR, encoded by the coding sequence TTGTATTCGATTGCCGAATCTCAATTTGGTTATGATTATGAAGGGCATTGGGATTTGCATCCTTTTGGGATTTTTGATAGTAAAGTTCCAGTAGGATTTTTGATGTATGGCTACAATTTCTCATACTCGAAGTTCCATGCGTTTATTTTCCGCTTGATGGTAGATGAGAACTTACAACGCAAAGGGTATGGACGTTTGGGAATGGAAAAAGTATTAGATATTTTCCGCGCCGATGAACGGATTAAGGCTATAGGCATCAGCTACAAGCCGGAGAACGAAGTTGCACGCAAACTGTACGCGAGTTTGGGGTTTATTGAGCCTGGTGAGATGATTGAAAGCGAAACGCTTGCGATATTGAACTTACGATAA
- a CDS encoding glycogen synthase, whose product MSQTINVLFLAAEAEPFVKVGGLGDVAGTLPRALRALSNEELKLDVRLVLPLHPVIKQEGLKPVGIYSIPRGKTEVQVEAFEGVLDGMPVYFLNGDPIRASGSVYSSNNKLDAEKYVFFSLAALELPRQLNWSPNILHCNDWHTALTAYGNLVKRWEDKKNRVASLVTIHNLPFLGSDVKEVLESYGLPLANTDLPDWARVMPMPLGLWASDAIVAVSPTYATEILHEEFGCGLQEFFRNRTDSIYGILNGLDTASFDPQTDSVLSTQFNAEDLSARKKNKAALQEKLGLPVLDDVPLLGMVTRMDQAKGIDIALKGLKMISKQSWQLVILGAGDPKLEEAAKKLQESLPDRIKVETRYDAKLARQIYAGSDIFLMPSRYEPCGLSQMIAMRYGSVPLVRAVGGLHDTVTDSETGFVFVDNKVKSFNDTLRRALKLYPYHSRWAVLQKAGMAQDFSWPTSAKRYLEIYKKLLESLPTRTDTRRTEG is encoded by the coding sequence ATGTCTCAAACTATCAATGTTCTTTTCCTTGCAGCTGAAGCTGAACCTTTTGTAAAAGTAGGGGGATTGGGAGATGTGGCGGGAACCCTACCGCGTGCATTACGAGCTCTTTCAAATGAAGAACTAAAACTTGATGTCCGCTTGGTGTTGCCCCTGCACCCGGTTATCAAGCAGGAAGGCCTAAAGCCAGTAGGGATATATTCGATTCCGCGCGGCAAGACCGAGGTCCAGGTAGAAGCGTTTGAAGGTGTGCTCGATGGCATGCCTGTCTACTTCCTCAACGGGGATCCGATCCGCGCAAGTGGCTCCGTTTATTCATCCAATAACAAACTCGATGCTGAGAAATATGTTTTCTTTTCGCTGGCGGCACTCGAACTGCCTCGCCAGTTGAATTGGAGTCCCAATATCTTGCATTGCAATGATTGGCATACTGCGTTGACTGCGTATGGCAATCTTGTCAAGCGTTGGGAAGATAAAAAGAATCGCGTTGCGTCACTGGTCACAATTCACAACCTCCCGTTCCTTGGTTCAGATGTAAAAGAGGTTCTTGAAAGCTACGGCTTACCACTGGCAAACACCGACCTGCCTGACTGGGCACGTGTCATGCCCATGCCGCTTGGCTTGTGGGCCTCAGATGCAATCGTGGCCGTTTCACCAACCTATGCAACCGAAATCTTGCATGAAGAATTTGGATGTGGACTGCAAGAGTTTTTTAGAAATCGGACAGACTCCATCTACGGCATTCTCAACGGCCTGGACACCGCTTCATTCGACCCACAAACTGATTCCGTACTATCTACTCAGTTCAACGCTGAAGATTTATCCGCACGTAAAAAGAACAAGGCCGCATTGCAAGAAAAACTTGGCCTGCCCGTGTTGGACGATGTGCCTTTGCTCGGCATGGTCACACGCATGGATCAAGCCAAAGGCATCGACATTGCTCTCAAAGGCTTGAAGATGATCAGCAAACAGAGTTGGCAGTTGGTGATCCTTGGCGCAGGTGACCCGAAACTGGAAGAAGCTGCCAAGAAATTGCAGGAGTCCTTGCCAGATCGTATCAAAGTGGAGACGCGTTATGACGCCAAACTCGCTCGCCAAATTTATGCGGGTTCCGATATTTTCCTCATGCCATCCCGTTATGAACCCTGTGGTCTTTCACAAATGATCGCCATGCGTTATGGAAGTGTCCCGCTTGTTCGTGCTGTGGGCGGATTGCACGACACCGTTACCGATAGTGAAACAGGATTCGTCTTTGTAGATAATAAAGTGAAATCATTCAACGATACGCTTCGTCGTGCGTTGAAGTTATATCCATATCATTCGCGTTGGGCCGTTTTACAAAAAGCAGGCATGGCACAAGATTTTTCATGGCCAACATCAGCGAAACGATATTTGGAAATCTATAAAAAGCTATTGGAAAGTTTACCAACACGGACCGATACGCGCAGAACCGAGGGATAG
- a CDS encoding glucose-1-phosphate adenylyltransferase, translating into MKTRAVILAGGEGSRLSVLTAKRTKPAVPFAGKYRIIDFPLSNCVNSGIFDLMILAQYRPQSLIEHVGSGAPWDLNRDFTGGVKILTPYKARNDSDWYAGTADAVQQNFAFLKNGSPDFVLVLSGDHIYTMDYDPMISFHVDQQADLTMGVIKVPMEEASRFGILATDDKYRVTSFIEKPVNPPSNLANMGVYLFNRELLDKILWEDHMDPDSSHDFGKDVIPKLLQSKARIFAYPYTGYWMDVGTVQSYWQSHLDLLAPAPPLKLYDRSWIIYTRTEERPPVRLSGKADIVSSMICNGSFVEEGAHVESSVLSPGVIVRAGAVVRESVILTDTVIESGAVVERAVIDKRTRIEKNARVGWGIADQDIKIAVVGKGSIVPSGYVVEPEGVVGTDVIASDYDDSVVRAGQFIQTRRLANEI; encoded by the coding sequence ATGAAAACACGAGCAGTCATCTTAGCGGGTGGTGAGGGGTCAAGGCTGAGCGTCCTAACAGCAAAACGAACAAAACCTGCCGTTCCATTTGCGGGGAAATACCGCATCATTGATTTTCCCCTATCGAATTGCGTGAACTCTGGCATCTTTGATCTTATGATCCTGGCACAATATCGTCCACAGTCGCTTATTGAGCATGTTGGTTCTGGCGCGCCATGGGACTTGAACCGCGACTTTACCGGCGGCGTCAAAATACTAACTCCCTATAAAGCACGGAATGATTCCGATTGGTATGCTGGCACCGCTGATGCGGTTCAGCAAAATTTTGCTTTTCTCAAGAATGGGTCTCCTGATTTTGTTTTGGTCCTTTCTGGCGATCATATCTACACCATGGATTATGACCCGATGATCTCCTTCCACGTTGACCAACAAGCAGACCTGACCATGGGCGTGATCAAAGTCCCCATGGAAGAAGCATCCCGCTTTGGAATTCTTGCCACAGACGATAAATATCGGGTTACCTCATTTATTGAAAAACCTGTCAATCCTCCATCTAATCTTGCGAACATGGGCGTTTACCTGTTTAACAGGGAACTGCTTGACAAGATCCTTTGGGAAGATCATATGGACCCAGACTCATCCCACGATTTTGGCAAAGATGTCATTCCCAAACTTCTACAGTCAAAGGCCCGTATCTTTGCATATCCATACACTGGTTATTGGATGGACGTGGGAACTGTCCAGTCGTATTGGCAATCGCATCTTGATCTGTTGGCGCCAGCCCCACCGCTCAAACTTTATGACCGTAGCTGGATCATTTATACACGTACTGAAGAACGTCCTCCTGTGCGATTATCAGGCAAGGCAGATATAGTTTCCAGCATGATCTGCAACGGGAGTTTTGTTGAAGAGGGCGCACATGTTGAAAGTAGTGTTCTTTCACCGGGCGTTATTGTACGAGCGGGGGCGGTCGTCCGCGAATCGGTCATCCTAACGGATACTGTGATCGAGAGTGGCGCAGTGGTTGAGCGTGCTGTCATTGACAAACGCACTCGTATAGAAAAAAATGCGCGTGTCGGTTGGGGCATTGCGGACCAGGATATAAAGATCGCTGTTGTCGGTAAAGGCAGTATTGTCCCCTCTGGGTATGTTGTTGAGCCTGAAGGTGTAGTCGGCACAGATGTCATTGCTTCAGATTATGATGACTCAGTTGTACGAGCCGGTCAGTTCATTCAAACACGGAGATTAGCAAATGAAATTTGA
- the malQ gene encoding 4-alpha-glucanotransferase, protein MKFERSGGILLHPTSLPGPYGIGDLGPQAYRFVDWLASTGCKLWQVLPLGPTGYGDSPYQCFSAFAGNPYLISFDALIEDGLLTRDDFTNMPEFNASLVDFGLLIPWKLDLLLKAFSRFQSASDGLHKEFDAFCADNASWLDDYALFMSLKEANGGGAWNEWSEDLRKRKKTVMSKARKEHAESILRYSFYQFIFFRQWNKLRAYANERNIKIIGDIPIFIAYYSADAWSNAELFFLGEDSLPAVVAGVPPDYFSATGQLWGNPLYRWDVHKKTKYAWWLERFRSVLKMVDIVRVDHFRGFAGYWEVPFGNPTAEHGRWVDGPGADFFSAMNEGLLDSPDSKLPIIAEDLGVITPDVVALRDGFNLPGMRILQFGFDKAENPFLPHNYVPNCVAYTGTHDNDTARGWYETAPEHERDYARRYLRVDGSDFAWDLIRSIWSSVAVYAVTPLQDALSLGTEARMNFPSKLGGNWEWRMRETDMNDGLAGRLREMNGLYFR, encoded by the coding sequence ATGAAATTTGAGCGTTCCGGCGGAATCCTTCTTCATCCTACAAGCCTGCCTGGCCCTTATGGTATAGGCGATCTTGGCCCGCAGGCATATCGTTTTGTAGATTGGCTTGCATCCACGGGATGCAAGTTATGGCAGGTACTTCCGCTTGGACCAACGGGATACGGCGACTCACCATATCAATGTTTTTCGGCATTTGCGGGGAATCCCTATTTGATTAGTTTTGATGCATTGATCGAAGATGGATTATTGACTCGTGATGACTTTACTAATATGCCCGAATTCAACGCCTCTCTCGTGGACTTCGGCCTGCTCATCCCCTGGAAACTTGATCTTCTCCTGAAAGCTTTTTCTCGCTTTCAATCCGCATCTGATGGTTTACACAAAGAGTTTGATGCCTTTTGCGCTGACAATGCGTCCTGGCTTGATGATTACGCTTTGTTTATGTCATTGAAAGAAGCGAACGGTGGTGGTGCGTGGAACGAATGGAGCGAAGACCTTCGCAAGCGCAAAAAGACCGTGATGAGCAAGGCTCGTAAGGAACACGCTGAAAGTATTCTGCGTTACTCTTTTTACCAATTTATCTTCTTCCGACAATGGAATAAGTTGCGCGCATATGCTAATGAACGCAATATTAAGATCATTGGAGATATTCCCATCTTCATTGCCTACTATAGCGCAGATGCATGGTCAAATGCAGAGTTATTCTTTTTAGGTGAAGACAGCCTTCCTGCTGTAGTTGCTGGTGTTCCCCCCGATTATTTCTCTGCAACAGGACAGTTATGGGGCAATCCACTGTATCGCTGGGATGTTCACAAGAAAACAAAGTACGCCTGGTGGTTGGAGCGTTTCCGTTCTGTCTTGAAAATGGTGGACATCGTCCGTGTGGATCACTTCCGTGGGTTTGCAGGGTATTGGGAAGTCCCATTTGGGAATCCCACTGCCGAACATGGACGGTGGGTTGATGGCCCCGGCGCTGACTTTTTCAGTGCAATGAACGAAGGCTTGTTAGACAGCCCAGATTCCAAACTCCCCATCATTGCCGAAGATTTGGGGGTGATCACTCCTGACGTCGTTGCGTTACGTGATGGCTTCAACCTGCCTGGTATGCGGATCTTACAGTTTGGCTTTGATAAAGCGGAAAATCCTTTCTTGCCGCATAACTATGTCCCTAACTGTGTAGCTTATACTGGAACTCATGATAACGACACGGCACGGGGTTGGTACGAAACCGCCCCTGAGCACGAACGCGATTATGCTCGTCGTTACCTCCGCGTGGATGGTTCTGACTTTGCATGGGACTTAATCCGAAGTATCTGGTCATCGGTTGCGGTGTATGCTGTCACACCGTTGCAGGATGCATTGAGTTTGGGAACTGAAGCGCGTATGAACTTCCCATCGAAACTGGGCGGTAATTGGGAATGGCGGATGCGAGAAACAGATATGAATGATGGTCTTGCAGGTAGACTGCGGGAGATGAACGGCCTGTATTTCCGATAA
- the msrB gene encoding peptide-methionine (R)-S-oxide reductase MsrB: MKTFTKPSDIELRKKLSSLQYEVTQREGTEPPFSNAFWNNKRPGIYVDIVSGEPLFSSLDKYDSGTGWPSFTKPLEPDNVVTHTDYKLFMPRTEVRSKNANSHLGHVFDDGPAPTGLRYCMNSASLMFVPVENLEEEGYGEYTSLFQK, from the coding sequence ATGAAAACCTTTACCAAACCGTCAGATATTGAACTCCGTAAGAAACTCTCAAGCTTGCAATACGAGGTGACACAACGCGAAGGCACGGAGCCACCATTTTCCAATGCGTTTTGGAACAACAAACGCCCTGGCATTTACGTGGATATTGTCTCAGGCGAGCCATTGTTCAGTTCATTGGATAAATATGACTCCGGTACAGGCTGGCCCAGTTTCACCAAGCCGCTTGAGCCAGACAATGTGGTCACCCATACTGATTACAAACTCTTCATGCCACGGACGGAGGTCCGTTCGAAGAATGCCAATTCGCATCTAGGCCACGTCTTCGATGATGGCCCTGCGCCCACAGGCTTGCGGTATTGCATGAACTCAGCTTCGTTGATGTTCGTCCCTGTAGAAAACCTTGAAGAAGAGGGATATGGTGAATACACGTCGTTGTTTCAAAAGTAG
- a CDS encoding YbaK/EbsC family protein, whose translation MIQLPAHTYLDQHNIPYERKSFSPETEKGAANVAHVLGFSERQAVKTLIFQVVDSGECVLVMLGADQNAISGNLKKAIGSRNIKMADPEIVKQTTGYIIGSIPAFGWQPANFRTFLEASLVNEPILGTGAGQWGEEIMITPENLIRASNAIVVNLTEKLPQ comes from the coding sequence ATGATCCAACTTCCTGCACACACCTACCTCGACCAGCACAACATTCCTTACGAACGCAAAAGCTTTTCTCCAGAAACAGAAAAAGGCGCGGCCAACGTTGCCCATGTCTTGGGCTTTTCTGAACGTCAGGCTGTAAAAACTTTGATCTTCCAGGTAGTAGATAGTGGCGAATGCGTACTTGTAATGCTCGGCGCTGACCAGAACGCCATCTCAGGAAACCTCAAAAAAGCGATCGGCTCACGCAATATCAAAATGGCTGATCCTGAGATCGTGAAGCAAACCACTGGATATATTATCGGCTCCATCCCCGCCTTTGGCTGGCAACCAGCGAACTTCCGCACCTTCCTCGAAGCGAGTCTTGTCAATGAACCCATTCTGGGTACAGGTGCAGGCCAATGGGGTGAGGAAATTATGATCACGCCTGAAAACCTCATTAGAGCCAGCAATGCAATTGTAGTCAATTTGACAGAGAAGCTTCCTCAATAA
- a CDS encoding EamA family transporter, producing MDKQHRIILPISLLIAILAISTASIFIRFAQTDGAPSLVIAALRLTFATLLLAPVALTRHREELAKLTRKQITLGIISGIFLAIHFATWISSLEYTTVASSALFVTTSPIWVALLSPMLLNEKLSRAAIIGLALTILGGTVIGLFDACIHYGKLQCTGFDQAFQDKAMWGNFLALAGAWAVTGYLIIGRKLRAGMTLIPYIFLVYGMAAIVLIVIMLAAGFSPLGYETKTYGWIFLLAAVPQLIGHTTFNWALRYLPASLIAITTLSEPVGSAILAFFILNETVPLATLLGGILILLGILYTTRDNK from the coding sequence ATGGACAAACAACATCGCATCATTCTTCCCATCAGCCTGCTTATTGCAATACTGGCCATTTCCACCGCTTCAATCTTTATCCGCTTCGCGCAGACTGACGGTGCTCCTTCGCTTGTCATTGCCGCCTTGCGCTTGACCTTTGCCACTCTCTTGCTTGCTCCTGTGGCGTTAACGCGTCACCGCGAAGAGCTTGCCAAACTTACACGCAAACAAATCACGCTTGGTATCATATCAGGGATATTCCTTGCCATTCATTTTGCAACATGGATATCTTCCCTTGAATACACTACAGTTGCAAGCTCTGCTTTATTCGTAACAACCAGTCCCATTTGGGTGGCGTTGTTATCGCCAATGCTGTTAAACGAGAAATTATCGCGCGCGGCAATTATCGGGTTGGCGCTGACTATTTTAGGTGGAACAGTTATCGGGTTGTTCGATGCGTGCATTCACTATGGAAAACTCCAATGCACAGGTTTCGATCAAGCTTTCCAAGATAAGGCCATGTGGGGGAACTTCCTTGCACTGGCTGGGGCATGGGCAGTGACAGGGTATTTGATCATCGGACGAAAGTTGCGAGCAGGAATGACCCTCATCCCCTATATTTTTTTAGTGTATGGAATGGCGGCAATCGTGTTGATCGTTATCATGCTTGCGGCTGGGTTCTCGCCACTTGGGTACGAAACAAAAACATACGGCTGGATATTTCTGCTTGCGGCCGTGCCACAACTGATCGGACATACAACTTTCAATTGGGCACTTCGGTACTTGCCCGCATCGCTCATTGCCATAACAACACTCAGTGAACCAGTGGGTTCAGCGATCCTTGCATTTTTTATTTTGAATGAGACAGTTCCACTTGCAACTCTGCTCGGTGGTATATTAATATTGCTAGGCATTTTATACACAACAAGGGATAACAAATGA
- a CDS encoding SH3 domain-containing protein translates to MRKPAQLLLIVFIVLAILSLACSSTVTIYETPIPPNVETVVAATFAAYTETASHIVVTVTPTMTSVPASPTAEKFGEVYIYTTVENVNLRAQPGMLFQVSRVLPMGTRLKLLGRAPGGEWLSVLGDDGVIGWVHVNVVRVAYDGPPPPVVEPTDVLLVTGKLDTESGTPVSGVGFAVSQGINQTQAVTDKTGQFYAYLPRAMNGIWTVEYTSVSCTSNTMDANCSCIAGKCGSSNPTKQTVTLPQNEPLKFVWK, encoded by the coding sequence ATGAGAAAACCAGCCCAACTTCTTTTAATCGTATTTATTGTTTTAGCTATTTTAAGCCTTGCATGCAGCAGCACGGTGACCATCTACGAAACCCCAATTCCGCCCAATGTGGAGACAGTTGTTGCCGCCACTTTTGCGGCGTATACAGAGACGGCATCTCACATCGTGGTTACAGTTACGCCAACGATGACATCTGTACCGGCCAGCCCAACGGCAGAAAAATTTGGGGAAGTGTATATTTATACGACAGTCGAGAATGTCAATTTGCGAGCTCAACCGGGGATGTTGTTTCAAGTAAGCCGTGTGTTGCCAATGGGCACGCGTTTGAAACTACTAGGACGTGCGCCTGGTGGGGAATGGTTGAGTGTACTTGGTGATGATGGCGTTATAGGATGGGTGCATGTCAATGTTGTGCGTGTGGCTTATGATGGCCCTCCGCCTCCTGTTGTAGAGCCGACAGATGTACTTCTGGTCACCGGTAAATTAGATACAGAGTCAGGTACGCCTGTCAGCGGGGTTGGCTTTGCGGTGTCACAAGGTATTAACCAAACACAAGCTGTGACCGACAAGACGGGGCAGTTTTATGCGTATCTTCCTCGCGCCATGAATGGTATTTGGACGGTGGAGTATACGTCTGTTTCTTGCACGAGTAATACGATGGATGCGAACTGTAGCTGTATCGCAGGCAAGTGTGGCTCTTCAAACCCAACTAAACAAACAGTTACTTTGCCTCAAAATGAGCCATTAAAATTCGTTTGGAAATAA
- a CDS encoding superoxide dismutase — MMAFELPKLSYAYDALEPYIDARTMEIHHTKHHNTYITNLNGAVEKTPELAGKSLVELLSDLNAVPDAVRGVVRNHGGGTYNHNLFWEIMGPKAGGAPSGALAKAIDSAFGSFDAFKDEFTKSATTRFGSGWAWLVKKGSGLAVVSTANQDCPLSDGQTPILGIDVWEHAYYLNYQNRRPDYIAAWWNVVNWNAVADKFGN, encoded by the coding sequence ATAATGGCTTTTGAATTACCCAAACTTTCGTACGCGTACGACGCTCTTGAACCCTATATTGATGCACGCACGATGGAAATCCATCACACGAAGCATCACAATACATACATTACCAATCTTAATGGTGCCGTTGAGAAAACCCCTGAATTGGCTGGCAAATCACTTGTAGAGTTGTTGAGCGACCTAAACGCAGTCCCTGATGCTGTGCGCGGTGTGGTCCGCAATCATGGCGGTGGCACATACAATCACAATCTCTTCTGGGAAATCATGGGACCCAAGGCCGGTGGCGCTCCCAGCGGAGCATTAGCTAAGGCGATCGATTCAGCTTTCGGGTCGTTTGATGCGTTCAAGGATGAATTCACCAAGTCTGCCACAACCCGTTTCGGATCTGGTTGGGCATGGCTCGTCAAAAAGGGAAGTGGCTTGGCCGTTGTTTCCACCGCCAATCAGGATTGTCCGCTCTCTGATGGGCAGACTCCCATTCTTGGCATTGATGTTTGGGAACATGCGTATTACTTGAACTACCAGAACCGCCGCCCTGATTACATTGCCGCTTGGTGGAATGTTGTGAACTGGAATGCTGTAGCCGACAAGTTCGGTAACTAG
- a CDS encoding ferredoxin family protein: MTHIITSLCVRDRGCIDVCPVECMVPGQPVAEWPWIYIDPDTCIDCGACVPECPFAAIFPEDEVPAAYTAKGGEYISRVGLTGHYEGTNHHGSPVVLEITKQLAAGEVVDLTPDIKPNYDFFKGGPGYGAKDSDNGM, translated from the coding sequence ATGACTCACATTATTACCAGCTTGTGCGTTCGTGACCGCGGTTGTATCGATGTTTGCCCGGTGGAATGCATGGTCCCTGGCCAGCCTGTTGCTGAATGGCCCTGGATCTATATTGACCCCGATACCTGCATCGACTGCGGCGCTTGTGTCCCTGAGTGCCCGTTCGCGGCCATCTTCCCTGAAGATGAAGTCCCTGCGGCGTATACAGCCAAGGGCGGCGAATATATCAGCCGCGTTGGTCTGACCGGTCATTACGAAGGCACCAATCATCATGGTTCCCCAGTTGTTTTGGAAATCACCAAACAACTCGCCGCTGGTGAAGTGGTTGACCTAACCCCGGATATCAAGCCCAACTATGATTTCTTCAAGGGCGGCCCCGGCTACGGCGCGAAAGATTCCGACAACGGAATGTAA